gaaaaaattaataaaattaataataaaaaaaataaaagaaaattaatgagcactaaattgatatactttaaaatataaaatattaaaataaaaaattgtgaaatgacagaagtaatatttaaagttgaaaaaaaaaaaaaagtaggggtcaCGAGCGTAACGAGAGGACGCAGCACACCGCACGTACAGCATCACGGGAAGTAAACGACGCGTGCACGTGCCGGGTCAAACAGCGAAACCACCACGGCTTCCGCTTCTTCGAACTTTCCCCGCACTTTTGACCGCTCCACGGCCAGCTCATCCGGGCCCCACGTGGGACCCGCTCAACTTTCCCAACTCCCCCTCCCCTCACCTGCtgctattttttgtttttaaagaaTTCCGGTGAGCGGTCCTATAGCCCGGTTGCTGCGTTGAGGCGACCGCGCACCGGGTCGTCGCCCCCTTACGTGGCGGGCCCCGGTTCCAGCCCGTCGCCACGTGGCCCACGTCGCTGCCGCGACAGCAACAGGTGTTGCTCCGCTATGCTATCGAAGGGCGGGCCCCGCCTACGGTGGGACCGCCACGTGTCCGCGAGCTGGACACCGCCACCGACGGTTAGttttgaaaaattctagaatgcaacgggtatattaatgacgtggcgtaacaaacctatcaaattaattcttttaagaatatatgtcccatcatgattgtaaaaaaatatttttattgtacttttgtttgaaaagaaggaatgtgattggcttgttattgatgacgtggtgcaagtgtgacagtgtagaattcctcgttaGTTTTACGTGAATCTGTTGCCTGCACGCGGTGTATCCCAAAACGTCACAACTGCCACGATAAGACAGTTTCCTGTATCACACttatatatacactatattaaaataaagttaattttttataatcagAATGGaacaaataaattcaaaaaaactatttaattgattaaaatattatattgctAATATAATCGGTGCATTCAATTTTGTTTTTCCTATCCAAGttcaattattttcttttgtactAAGCAAAtgacaattaaaatataataaaagtttaatatGTTAGATAAAGTTACCATCCacgcaatatatatatatatatatatagagagagagagagagagattaataatctattatatactttatttaaaactattactattaatataaatgtaatttatATCTTTTAAAGGAGTAGTTTATAAAAGAAAACTATATGACTCAAAATTTTACTGCCAATATCTTAAATaatctataaattaataatgtttagaatttataatttttgttgttaTATTTAATACACTTTTAGATCTCATACACCTCATAagttagattttgaatttaaaattaggattaatattatatatgttcttgcaaacatagtgaataataaatatatccctataaagttcaactttattatattgtctctacaaaagtcctgatattttcaaatatgtcattgccgttagaatccgttagaaaagttAGTTagccatagattaaatacttaatcctaattagtttttgatatttttattcctttatattatactagtatgacttttggaggaatatatttgtgatgacaaaattgaaaatataaacgattttctaacgataacaaaccagagggacatatttgaacatacgaaagttgaactttataagaatatatatttattattcattatgtttgcaggaaaatgtatgaaattaacccttaataaaattatatagtatatgaCATGTACTTGTAGACCCGGTGCAGGTATAATTTCCCTACGTATACGTAATCGTCACCTCCCCATTTAATTAGCTAGTAGGAAAATACAACAACTACAAGTAGACTCTATTATTTGACTCTCGCAAGTTACGTGCCAATTTTTGCGGTTCAGATCAAGCCACGTAGAGTGGTCACACAAATAAGTGAACAACCCGGTCGTTAAAATTAGGGGTTGGGTacgatttttaaaaaattatatttctcctaatttagattttataattattttataattattatttttagttcgTATTTCGGTAACAAACAGCCGATTCCTTCGGGAACAcgtctcctcctccgcccccacCCCGCCTCAAACTCTATAAATACGCGGCGTCGAACACCTggtctctcttcttctctctcctccattCCCTCCCTTCGCAACCCTAATTCGctctccttctctccctcttcgccaagattttctagggtttggcACGCCGACGTTTTCGTTCGCGTGctacctcctcctccttttctagGGTTCGGATTTTGAGGTATTTGACTCGGCATTGGGGAGATCGGAGCTCGTGAGATCTCAGAGCTCGAGCTTTCTCGATCAGGTAATGGAGGATcctcgttttgtttattttttcctcttttttttttctttttttttctgaacgATTACGAGAAGTGCATTTATTAATCTAATGCGTTACTCCTTGTTTCTTTCCATTACTGCATATTTTCTTCAGTTTTTTTTTCGTGTCTTGTTTGGATGGATAAAACACAAAGACCATCATCGTCTCGTGTTTTGATGAATCTTCAATTTGATTTGCTTAAGCAATGATACGAATGTTTCGTGTAGCTAACGTTCTTGGCTTTTATTGCTATTGAAGATGAATACAAAGATTTTTTCGGATATTTCCGtttaatcttttcttcttttatttgatATTTCTTGAGCTAATTCGTGGTCGTCCCGTTCGGCTTTGGCTGCCCattgtttttaattttctgtCGACCGCCGCAGAAAAGAGAAGGGGGAGTCTCACCAACCCTAATTCGGTCACTATCCGATTTTTCGGATGTCCCACCTAATAAGCCCTctttacaataaaattattacTAGAAAATTGACATTATTGTCTTTGTGATCTTTGGATTCTATTATACATGAATAAGAGGTTCATAATCTTCGATGTACTTTTTGTCGTGTTATCTTTTTGGCTGGTTTACAGTGATTTAATGATCAAAAAGGGTCTTTGTCTATCTTTTTAGCAACTAATAATGAAACTTGGCTTTTACTTGTGTGGTCCGGGTACTACGGTTGACGCTTTTTGGTGGTCTTGGCCTCTTGGGCCATGGTTTCCCTCTGTGTTTCTGGCGAAATGTGGGGCATGTGCATGTActttgtccctttttttttttctgaaattgaTAAAACGATTTCTTGtatcaattttttctttctttttttttaaaagaaaattcgattgttttaaaataaatttgcgattggtttcttttttttcttccaaaaaaaaaataatatgttgaaacttttattttattttattttattttttttgaccccattattttattgttttccCGTTGACTCAATTTTCACGGTAAATATAAAATCAAGATGCAAGTGGCACGCTCTCCAAACTGGAGTTgtctttttattattgcttaGATTATAGTGTTTACACTATATATTTGCCTTTTCAGAGcggctattattattatataatattcgAAGCTGGTAGTTACATATTATGATGGACTGCTAATGTAGATTGACGAATTTTTTAATCTGTCAGTATAGAGGTTGCACATGGCTACTTACTAAATCAAGAATAAGTCCAAActatctgaatttggagcaccGAATAGATCCGGTGATCCGAATTCAAGGAGGTGCGGGATCAAGGGCCCCATGGTTGGGGGCCCTTCATTCAACAACTCCGTTAGATTCTctgaatttgaaaataaaaaaaacggaAAGAAAATGTAGCATTGGATTGGAAGAAATAATGAGAGGGCAATGTTGGGAAAGGAGGGGGTTTAACAATGCTGATGCATTAGGGATTGCTAGAGGATTCCAATCAAGTTAAATAATTCTGTTGGGATGGGATTATTCAACCTCACTCGAGAGCTAGGATTCATGAGATCCGATTCATATGCTCTCTTTCAACCCTACTACCTGATGCATCTCCTACCTGTTGTGATCCTGGACGATTTTGAGTCACTGAACCTTCTCTCTTCCTCCAGTGTTGTTATCCCTACCAATTTAATCCAATCGTTGATGCCAAAGCAAGGCCATAGTACTTCTGATGGGAAGTTTGTATAGGTGCTGATTTCATGTTTGTCCTACTGGGAAAGCTTATTGATACTGAGTTCTATGGTGGTGCTGACAAAGCATCACTAATTTGCGTCGAAAATGCTGAGAGGATACTGTTGGATCTTTTTCTATGAGTCTGCCTTTTAGTCGAAAGtagatattttctttctcttcttttcttagTAGCAGTAGGTTTTGGAAAGATTTCACCTTTTTTCTTATAAATCATTCGCCAGAAAGTGACAGTTtatcgcacttttttatttgaaaaatacgTTGAGTTTTTAGCTAACCTATTTTTGTTATTATCATCCTACTGTTTTCTAGCTCACTGATGATGACCTCACAGCTATAGTTCTTGTAGCAAAATTTTATACAGTTGAATTAATGTTGTTGTTCCTTGTTGCTAATGCAGTGAAAAGATCGTTTGATCAAAGTCTCCCGAGTCTCAACAAATTTCTGATGCTTCCGTTCCAAAATGTGTGATCGTGTAGTATAAATGCTTTATTGTGCTGGCAATGACAAGGTATGTCCATACATACTaagttgattttcaaaatatttctcCTGGTTTGATCTGTTCTGATGCAACTTTGTCTTGTGAACAGTTCTCAGGAAGTGTTCTGTTGATGGACTGCATGCACAACTGCAGTGACAAGAAGACATTGAAGAGGTGGTTCTTTATTGACAAAAGGGTTGGGTAATTATACAAAGAAAAAGCTTGTTCAACCATTACTGAGCTGATTGTAAGAGACGATATCGAAACACACACGCATAGAATTGGATCTAATGGATTTGAAGACGACCCATAACTCCCCTGTTATTACTGACCCTGTACCTGTAAGCAAGTCACGGCTAAGCTTGTCTTCGAATCTGATGCCGTATTCACCGACATCTGCTGGTTATTCTTCTCCTAGTCTGTACATCAATATCCCCAGAAGGAAACCGATACCTGATCTACTCGATAATGTCCGTGCTAATTCTTGGCTCGATGCCATGAAGTCCTCCTCGCCTCCTCGCAAGAAGCTGAACAAGGATTTTGGCTTAGATAATGAATCTGATGAGATTGATCATCCCTATCTTACTTGGATGGTAAATTCATGATTCtgttaattcaaaaatttaggGCTCTGGGGAAGTTATTATTGTAACATATTCTGAGTGTTTACCTATGTTTGCAGATCAAATATCCATCAGCTTTATCTTCGTTCGAGGAAATCACTGCCTATGCTAAAGGCAAGAAGATAGTGTTGTTCATGGATTACGATGGGACTCTATCACCTATTGTTGACAATCCTGACAATGCTTTCATGTCGGCTTCGGTAAGTCTTGTTCGAATTTCATGTAGTTGGTTTGGACTTTCCACAAATTTGACATttaatcttttataattttgattcttaaTGTGCATACCTTTTTCTAGATGCGTGCTACTGTCAAATATGTTGCAAAGCATTTCCCAGCTGCAATTATCAGTGGAAGGTCTCGAGATAAGGTATACAATATAACTAATTGATTTAAATAGATGCTTGATCTGTTATATAATATCCGTTTCTGGTTGTCTGACCTTTCCCTCTACTGTTTTTTTCCCTTCCTTTTCAGGTTTTTGAATTTGTAAAATTAACTGAGCTATATTATGCTGGTAGTCATGGGATGGACATAATGGGTCCGGTTAGAAAATTGGAGTCCATAGGCCATCCAAACTGCATTAGTTTGACTGACAAGCAGGTGAATAgggattttttttcctcttctggtcggatcaaataaaatattttatttccctTTTTAGCCATCTATGTTTGTATTCTTGTTTGTAATCATTTTGTCATGGTTGTAGGACAAGGAAGTGAATCTCTTCCAGCCTGCAAGCGAGTTTTTACCTATGATCGATGAGGTATGTACAATTTAGTAATGTTTGCAAGCTAATACAATGTTTTCCAACAGTGTTTCACTCAGTGTGCTCATTATTATATTCTGTGAGCAGGTTTTTAGATCCCTCGTCGAGACTGTTAAAAGAATTAATGGTGCGACAGTTGAGAACAACAAGTTTTGTGTCTCTGTACATTACCGTAACGTAGATACAgaggtaaaaaaattttag
This genomic window from Ananas comosus cultivar F153 linkage group 3, ASM154086v1, whole genome shotgun sequence contains:
- the LOC109707738 gene encoding probable trehalose-phosphate phosphatase 2 gives rise to the protein MDLKTTHNSPVITDPVPVSKSRLSLSSNLMPYSPTSAGYSSPSLYINIPRRKPIPDLLDNVRANSWLDAMKSSSPPRKKLNKDFGLDNESDEIDHPYLTWMIKYPSALSSFEEITAYAKGKKIVLFMDYDGTLSPIVDNPDNAFMSASMRATVKYVAKHFPAAIISGRSRDKVFEFVKLTELYYAGSHGMDIMGPVRKLESIGHPNCISLTDKQDKEVNLFQPASEFLPMIDEVFRSLVETVKRINGATVENNKFCVSVHYRNVDTENWDLVGQVVTEIVKGYPRLRLTHGRKVLEVRPVIDWNKGKAVEFLMDSLGLSDCDDVLPIYIGDDRTDEDAFKVLRKANRGFGILVSSVPKETAAFYSLRDPSEVMEFLKSLGRWKKRASLQNESNHLTITI